A genomic segment from Comamonas terrigena NBRC 13299 encodes:
- the metX gene encoding homoserine O-succinyltransferase MetX, with protein sequence MSFIATPQSMHFPDALPLQSGHSIRDYTLAFETYGTLNADKSNAILVCHALNASHHVAGVYEGQPKSEGWWDNMIGPGKSVDTDKFFVIGVNNLGSCFGSTGPMHTNPDTGAVYGSSFPVLTVEDWVNAQALLLDRLGIRQMAAVLGGSLGGMQALSWTLQYPERMRHAVVVASAPNLNAENIAFNEVARRAIVTDPDFHGGDFYAHGVVPQRGLRIARMIGHITYLSDDVMNQKFGRALRNGPDIQFTTQDIEFEIESYLRYQGDKFSGYFDANTYLLITRALDYFDPAKKHGGNLKAALSKTLAKFFLVSFTTDWRFAPGRSREIVHALLQNQRDVGYAEIDAPHGHDAFLLDDPRYLAAMRAYFEGIAKEFRA encoded by the coding sequence ATGTCCTTCATCGCCACACCGCAATCCATGCATTTTCCGGATGCGCTGCCGCTGCAAAGCGGCCACAGCATCCGCGACTACACCCTTGCGTTCGAAACCTACGGAACGCTGAACGCCGACAAGTCCAACGCCATCCTTGTGTGCCACGCGCTCAACGCCTCGCACCATGTGGCGGGTGTCTACGAAGGCCAGCCCAAGAGCGAAGGCTGGTGGGACAACATGATCGGCCCGGGCAAGTCGGTCGATACCGACAAGTTCTTCGTCATCGGGGTCAACAACCTGGGCTCCTGTTTCGGCTCCACCGGCCCCATGCACACCAACCCGGACACGGGTGCGGTGTACGGCTCCAGCTTTCCGGTGCTGACGGTGGAGGACTGGGTCAATGCCCAGGCGCTGCTGCTGGACCGGCTGGGCATCCGGCAGATGGCGGCCGTGCTGGGTGGCAGCCTGGGCGGCATGCAGGCACTGAGCTGGACGCTGCAGTATCCGGAGCGCATGCGCCACGCCGTGGTGGTGGCCAGTGCGCCCAATCTGAACGCCGAGAACATTGCCTTCAACGAGGTGGCACGCCGTGCCATCGTCACCGATCCGGATTTCCACGGCGGCGACTTCTACGCCCATGGCGTGGTGCCGCAGCGCGGCCTGCGCATCGCCCGCATGATCGGCCACATCACCTACCTGAGCGACGATGTGATGAACCAGAAGTTCGGCCGTGCGCTGCGCAACGGCCCGGACATCCAGTTCACCACCCAGGACATCGAGTTCGAGATCGAGAGCTATCTGCGCTACCAGGGCGACAAGTTCAGCGGCTACTTTGACGCCAACACCTACCTGCTGATCACCCGGGCGCTGGACTACTTCGACCCTGCCAAGAAGCACGGCGGCAATCTGAAGGCCGCGCTGTCCAAGACGCTGGCCAAGTTCTTCCTGGTGAGCTTCACCACCGACTGGCGCTTTGCACCGGGGCGCAGCCGCGAGATCGTGCATGCCCTGCTGCAGAACCAGCGCGATGTGGGCTATGCCGAGATCGACGCTCCGCACGGCCATGACGCCTTTCTGCTGGACGACCCCCGCTACCTGGCCGCGATGCGCGCCTATTTCGAAGGCATTGCCAAGGAGTTCCGCGCATGA
- a CDS encoding TMEM165/GDT1 family protein: MDAFLVSTAIVALAEMGDKTQLLSLVLAARFRKPWPIVLGILVATLVNHALAGAVGAWVTQMVGPDAMRWILGLSFIAMAVWMLIPDKLDDDGTSQHSRWGVFGTTLIAFFLAEMGDKTQIATVMLAAQYSGAYVWVVAGTTFGMMLANAPVVWLGDKLVKKVPIRMVHLVSAVIFLVLGLLALFAPMLKDLA; the protein is encoded by the coding sequence ATGGACGCTTTCCTTGTTTCTACCGCCATCGTCGCCCTGGCCGAGATGGGCGACAAAACCCAACTGCTCTCCCTCGTACTGGCGGCGCGCTTTCGCAAGCCCTGGCCCATCGTGCTGGGCATTCTGGTGGCCACGCTGGTCAACCATGCCCTGGCCGGCGCCGTGGGCGCCTGGGTGACCCAGATGGTCGGCCCGGACGCCATGCGCTGGATCCTGGGCCTGTCCTTCATCGCCATGGCGGTGTGGATGCTGATTCCCGACAAGCTGGACGATGACGGCACGTCCCAGCATTCCCGCTGGGGCGTGTTCGGCACCACGCTGATTGCCTTCTTCCTGGCCGAGATGGGCGACAAGACCCAGATCGCCACGGTAATGCTGGCGGCCCAGTACAGCGGAGCCTATGTCTGGGTGGTGGCGGGCACCACTTTCGGCATGATGCTGGCCAATGCCCCGGTGGTGTGGCTGGGCGACAAGCTGGTCAAGAAGGTGCCCATCCGCATGGTGCACCTGGTGTCGGCGGTCATTTTCCTGGTGCTGGGCTTGCTGGCGCTGTTTGCGCCCATGCTCAAGGATTTGGCATAA
- a CDS encoding RNA recognition motif domain-containing protein, with protein sequence MGNKLYVGNLPYSFRDNDLQQAFSEFGNVSSAKVMMERDTGRSKGFGFVEMGSDAEAQAAIQGLHGQNHGGRDLVVNEARPMAPRPPRSGGFGGGNYGGGGDFGGGRRNSY encoded by the coding sequence ATGGGTAACAAACTTTACGTCGGCAACCTGCCGTACTCTTTCCGCGACAACGATCTGCAACAAGCTTTCAGCGAATTTGGCAATGTCAGCAGCGCCAAGGTCATGATGGAGCGTGACACCGGCCGTTCCAAGGGCTTCGGCTTTGTGGAAATGGGCAGCGATGCTGAAGCCCAAGCCGCCATCCAAGGCCTGCACGGTCAAAACCACGGCGGCCGTGACCTGGTGGTCAACGAAGCCCGTCCGATGGCTCCCCGCCCTCCCCGCAGCGGCGGCTTCGGCGGCGGCAACTACGGTGGTGGTGGCGATTTCGGCGGTGGCCGTCGCAACAGCTACTAA
- a CDS encoding RNA recognition motif domain-containing protein: MGNKLYVGNLPYGVRDNDLEQAFSQFGTVTSAKVMMERDTGRSKGFGFVEMGSDAEASAAVQGMNGQPLGGRSLVVNEARPMEPRPPRSFGGGGGGGYGDGGGRRDSYGGGGGGGGYNRDREGGGGYGGGRQDGGFRSPYGSGPRGRGGYGGGGGGGYNGE; this comes from the coding sequence ATGGGAAATAAGTTGTACGTAGGAAACCTGCCCTACGGCGTGCGTGACAATGATCTGGAACAGGCCTTCTCCCAGTTTGGCACCGTGACAAGCGCCAAGGTCATGATGGAGCGTGACACGGGTCGCTCCAAAGGTTTTGGATTTGTGGAAATGGGCAGCGATGCCGAAGCCAGTGCCGCCGTCCAGGGCATGAATGGCCAACCACTGGGCGGGCGCAGCCTGGTGGTCAATGAGGCCCGCCCCATGGAACCCCGTCCGCCCCGCAGCTTCGGTGGTGGGGGGGGTGGCGGCTATGGCGACGGCGGTGGCCGCCGCGACAGCTACGGTGGTGGCGGCGGTGGTGGCGGCTACAACCGCGACCGCGAAGGCGGTGGTGGCTACGGTGGTGGCCGCCAGGACGGCGGCTTCCGCAGCCCCTATGGCTCGGGCCCACGTGGCCGGGGCGGCTATGGCGGCGGCGGTGGTGGCGGCTACAACGGCGAATAA
- the lptC gene encoding LPS export ABC transporter periplasmic protein LptC: MIQAVRRSWESLSLYLPVLLMALLALGSWWLVRNAPSAPKAAQERSVGHDPDYTMVHFMVKDFDVQGRMQSEIRGDQADHYPDTDTLEIQNVDMRGYAPDGAKTTATAKKGISNSDASEVQLWGNAVVVRQPLPPKSAMQFEGEFLHAWTQEERVKSHLPVVLTQGKDRFTADQLDYDNVSRVVQMQGRVRGVLEPGR, encoded by the coding sequence ATGATCCAAGCTGTCCGCCGCTCCTGGGAAAGCCTGTCCCTGTACCTGCCGGTGCTGCTGATGGCCTTGCTGGCGCTGGGTTCGTGGTGGCTGGTGCGCAATGCGCCGTCTGCGCCCAAAGCGGCGCAGGAGCGGTCCGTGGGCCACGACCCGGACTACACCATGGTCCACTTCATGGTGAAGGATTTCGATGTGCAGGGGCGTATGCAAAGCGAAATCCGGGGGGACCAGGCAGACCATTACCCCGATACCGATACCCTGGAAATCCAGAATGTGGATATGCGCGGCTATGCCCCGGACGGTGCCAAGACCACGGCCACGGCCAAGAAAGGCATCAGCAATTCGGATGCCTCGGAAGTCCAGCTGTGGGGCAATGCGGTGGTGGTTCGGCAGCCTCTGCCGCCCAAGTCCGCCATGCAGTTTGAAGGCGAGTTTCTGCATGCCTGGACCCAGGAAGAACGGGTGAAATCGCATTTGCCGGTGGTGCTGACCCAGGGCAAGGACCGGTTTACGGCCGACCAGCTGGATTACGACAATGTGTCGCGGGTGGTGCAAATGCAGGGGCGCGTGCGGGGGGTGCTAGAGCCCGGGCGTTAA
- a CDS encoding KdsC family phosphatase, with the protein MAHAALQFPPDLLLKAQNVRVLFLDVDGVLTDGGLLFSEQGETLKRFNTLDGHGIKLLQKAGITPAVVTGRDSAPLRLRLQQLGVTHVRYGTEDKLPAAQAILDALGLDWHQAAAMGDDWPDLPMLSRSALACAPANAHAECLALADFVTPLAGGHGAVRAVCDLLLTATGAYRRLLEAYLP; encoded by the coding sequence ATGGCCCACGCTGCTTTGCAATTTCCCCCCGACCTGCTGCTGAAGGCGCAGAACGTGCGCGTGCTCTTCCTGGATGTGGACGGGGTGCTGACCGACGGCGGCCTGCTGTTTTCGGAGCAGGGTGAAACGCTCAAGCGCTTTAATACCCTGGATGGCCACGGCATCAAGCTGCTGCAAAAGGCCGGCATCACGCCGGCGGTGGTGACCGGGCGGGATTCGGCGCCGCTGCGTCTGCGCCTGCAGCAACTGGGGGTCACCCATGTGCGCTACGGCACGGAAGACAAGCTGCCCGCCGCCCAGGCCATCCTCGATGCGCTGGGGCTGGACTGGCACCAGGCCGCGGCCATGGGCGACGACTGGCCTGATCTGCCCATGCTCAGCCGCAGTGCGCTGGCCTGCGCGCCGGCCAATGCGCATGCCGAATGCCTGGCGCTTGCGGATTTTGTGACGCCTTTGGCCGGTGGACACGGGGCCGTGCGCGCGGTCTGTGACCTGCTGTTGACCGCCACGGGGGCCTACCGCCGGTTGCTGGAAGCCTATCTGCCATGA
- a CDS encoding KpsF/GutQ family sugar-phosphate isomerase: MNASQVAVRPVAPEDQRALDLARSTLAIEVQALQSMADRLNQVFAQVVQQILRLPGRVVVMGMGKSGHVGRKLAATLASTGTPAFFVHPAEASHGDLGMVTDKDLVLALSNSGESDEITSLLSALKRQGVGIVAMTGGLQSTLARHADWVLDTSVEREACPLNLAPTASTTAQLALGDALAMALLDARGFRAEDFARSHPGGSLGRKLLTHVADVMRSGSDVPAVQPDADFSTLMREMGAKGLGCAVVVDAQQQVQGIFTDGDLRRCIEAGTELRTATAGQLMHARPKTVSTEALAVDAAQLMEQHGITSVMAVDAAGRLAGIVHIRDLMRAKVI, encoded by the coding sequence ATGAATGCTTCGCAAGTTGCTGTGCGCCCTGTTGCGCCAGAAGATCAGCGCGCCCTGGACCTGGCGCGCAGCACATTGGCCATTGAAGTGCAGGCCCTGCAGTCCATGGCGGACCGCCTGAACCAGGTGTTTGCCCAGGTGGTGCAGCAGATCCTGCGCCTGCCCGGCCGCGTGGTGGTGATGGGCATGGGCAAGAGCGGCCATGTGGGCCGCAAGCTGGCCGCCACGCTGGCGTCCACCGGCACCCCGGCGTTCTTTGTGCACCCGGCCGAAGCCAGCCACGGCGACCTGGGCATGGTCACCGACAAGGATCTGGTGCTGGCCCTGTCCAACAGTGGTGAATCTGACGAGATCACCTCGCTGCTGAGCGCCCTCAAGCGTCAGGGCGTGGGCATTGTGGCCATGACCGGCGGGCTGCAGTCCACGCTGGCACGCCATGCCGACTGGGTGCTGGACACCAGTGTCGAGCGCGAAGCCTGTCCGCTGAACCTGGCCCCCACCGCCAGCACCACGGCCCAGCTGGCTCTGGGAGATGCGCTGGCCATGGCGCTGCTGGATGCGCGCGGTTTCCGGGCCGAGGACTTTGCCCGTTCGCACCCCGGCGGATCGCTGGGCCGCAAGCTGCTGACCCATGTGGCGGATGTGATGCGTTCCGGCAGCGATGTGCCTGCGGTGCAGCCGGATGCCGACTTCAGCACGCTGATGCGCGAAATGGGTGCCAAGGGCCTGGGGTGTGCGGTGGTGGTCGATGCACAGCAGCAGGTGCAGGGCATCTTCACCGACGGCGATCTGCGCCGCTGCATCGAAGCGGGCACCGAGCTGCGCACGGCCACGGCCGGCCAGCTGATGCATGCCCGCCCCAAGACCGTCAGCACGGAAGCGCTGGCGGTGGACGCGGCCCAGTTGATGGAGCAGCATGGCATCACCTCGGTGATGGCGGTGGATGCCGCAGGCCGGCTGGCCGGGATCGTGCACATCCGTGATCTGATGCGTGCCAAGGTGATCTGA
- a CDS encoding EAL domain-containing protein — MELTVLLIDGDAAHADQVRQFLQRTRPGWQVLQAADLAQGQALHARHAPSVAVVALEQADGDALQSLRWLGRTMAMVVVCAGQEAMAALAMRAGFADFVVRSELPGSTSHLHTLPEQIEGLARQRATQDALEAQSRELSATLASISQGIISLDGEGRIHVFNERAQELVGLPHSLMQGEPFLSDLVEFQRARGEFGEDGSVYWPTGAKLGSYGNGTCPAVYIRRTLEGRYLEVRTHPERNGRRVRTYTDVTDYVHIQEQLRHSEQRWRSMTALSSDWFWELDAQLRFVLLDGCPEGLKAVLQGQPVDAPALWCHQPNMAVALSGSRVVLEARQPFQDWEMCHRAEDGSTVWLSLSGTPRIDAQGQFRGYCGVARDITERKQNEVQIRRLAYTDDLTELPNRAAMLQQLTAALHRSQHQGAGALLMLDVDRFKDINDAMGHSWGDVLLKEVARRLELWCRPGDVVGRVGGDEFLIMIESLAPDLEQAHARAGAMALSLIGILGQAFELQGRAVQPSFCIGVAGFQGLERSVDEMRQCVELALGEAKTRGRNAWSVFDPQLQRTVRERAALEVDIRMALEQGHFLLHYQPVVDAEGRVQGAEALVRWKHPERGLIPPGAFIPAAEQMGLIFALDRWVLRLACQQLALWAQDAATADWTLAVNLSAQEFRHADFVSRMQDILRDTGARADRLKLELTESLMLDEVEDSIAKMQTLRGWGIQFSLDDFGTGYSSLGYLKRLPLSQLKIDQSFVRDVLLDANDAAIVRTVIALGQSLGLEVVAEGVETRGQLDFLVAHGCRRFQGYLFGRPAEAQMLLAHAGLVVPAG, encoded by the coding sequence ATGGAATTGACCGTTCTGCTGATCGATGGAGATGCTGCCCATGCGGACCAGGTGAGGCAGTTTTTGCAGCGCACCCGGCCCGGCTGGCAGGTATTGCAGGCCGCCGACCTGGCCCAGGGCCAGGCCCTGCATGCCCGGCATGCTCCCAGTGTGGCCGTGGTGGCGCTGGAGCAGGCCGATGGCGACGCCCTGCAGTCCCTGCGCTGGCTGGGGCGGACCATGGCCATGGTGGTGGTGTGCGCAGGCCAGGAGGCCATGGCGGCGCTGGCCATGCGCGCCGGCTTTGCCGATTTCGTGGTGCGCTCCGAGCTGCCGGGCAGCACCAGCCACCTGCACACCTTGCCGGAACAGATCGAAGGGCTGGCCCGGCAGCGGGCCACCCAGGATGCGCTGGAAGCCCAGAGCCGGGAGTTGTCGGCCACGCTGGCCAGCATCTCGCAGGGCATCATCAGCCTGGATGGCGAGGGCCGCATCCATGTCTTCAACGAGCGGGCCCAGGAGCTGGTGGGTCTGCCCCACAGCCTGATGCAGGGCGAGCCGTTCCTGAGCGACCTCGTCGAGTTCCAGCGTGCGCGGGGCGAATTCGGGGAGGATGGCAGCGTGTACTGGCCGACCGGCGCCAAGCTGGGCTCCTACGGCAACGGCACCTGCCCTGCGGTCTACATCCGCCGTACCCTGGAAGGGCGCTATCTGGAAGTGCGCACGCATCCGGAGCGCAACGGGCGCCGGGTGCGCACCTATACGGATGTGACGGACTATGTGCACATCCAGGAACAGCTGCGCCACAGCGAACAGCGCTGGCGCAGCATGACGGCGCTGTCGTCCGATTGGTTCTGGGAGCTGGATGCGCAACTGCGCTTTGTGCTGCTGGATGGCTGCCCCGAGGGCCTGAAGGCGGTGCTGCAAGGGCAGCCGGTGGATGCGCCGGCGCTGTGGTGCCACCAGCCGAACATGGCCGTGGCCCTGTCTGGCAGCCGCGTGGTGCTGGAGGCGCGCCAGCCTTTCCAGGACTGGGAGATGTGCCACCGTGCCGAAGACGGCAGCACCGTCTGGCTGTCCCTCAGCGGCACGCCCAGGATCGACGCCCAGGGCCAGTTCCGGGGCTATTGCGGGGTGGCGCGTGACATCACGGAACGCAAGCAGAACGAGGTCCAGATCCGCCGTCTGGCCTATACCGACGACTTGACCGAGCTGCCCAACCGGGCCGCCATGCTGCAGCAGCTCACGGCGGCGCTGCACCGCAGCCAGCACCAAGGTGCCGGCGCCCTGCTGATGCTGGACGTGGACCGTTTCAAGGACATCAACGACGCCATGGGCCACAGCTGGGGCGATGTGCTGCTCAAGGAAGTGGCGCGCCGCCTGGAGCTGTGGTGCCGGCCCGGCGATGTGGTGGGGCGCGTGGGGGGCGATGAGTTCCTGATCATGATCGAAAGCCTGGCGCCGGACCTGGAACAGGCCCACGCGCGTGCTGGCGCCATGGCCCTGAGCCTGATCGGTATCCTGGGGCAGGCTTTCGAGCTGCAGGGGCGGGCAGTCCAGCCCTCGTTCTGCATCGGGGTGGCGGGTTTCCAGGGGCTGGAGCGCTCGGTGGACGAAATGCGCCAGTGCGTGGAACTGGCACTGGGCGAAGCCAAGACCCGGGGACGCAATGCCTGGAGCGTGTTCGACCCGCAGCTGCAGCGCACCGTGCGCGAACGTGCGGCATTGGAGGTGGATATCCGCATGGCCCTGGAACAGGGCCATTTCTTATTGCATTACCAGCCGGTGGTGGATGCCGAGGGCCGGGTGCAGGGGGCGGAAGCCCTGGTGCGCTGGAAGCACCCGGAGCGCGGACTGATTCCGCCCGGGGCCTTCATTCCCGCCGCCGAGCAGATGGGGCTGATTTTCGCGCTGGACCGCTGGGTGCTGCGCCTGGCCTGCCAGCAGCTGGCGCTGTGGGCCCAGGATGCGGCCACCGCCGACTGGACCCTGGCGGTGAACCTGAGCGCCCAGGAGTTCCGCCATGCCGACTTTGTGTCCCGCATGCAGGACATTCTGCGCGACACCGGGGCGCGTGCCGACCGGCTGAAGCTGGAGCTGACCGAAAGCCTGATGCTGGACGAGGTGGAGGACAGCATCGCCAAGATGCAGACCTTGCGCGGCTGGGGCATCCAGTTCTCGCTGGACGACTTCGGCACCGGCTACTCCTCGCTGGGCTATCTGAAGCGCCTGCCGCTGTCGCAGCTGAAGATCGATCAGAGCTTTGTGCGCGATGTGCTGCTGGACGCGAACGATGCCGCCATCGTGCGCACCGTGATCGCACTGGGCCAGAGCCTGGGGCTGGAGGTGGTGGCCGAAGGGGTGGAGACCCGCGGTCAGCTGGATTTCCTGGTGGCCCATGGCTGCCGGCGGTTCCAGGGCTATCTGTTCGGGCGGCCGGCCGAGGCGCAGATGCTGCTGGCGCATGCCGGGCTGGTGGTGCCGGCGGGATAA
- a CDS encoding adenine phosphoribosyltransferase produces the protein MPSLSVTDYLRAHIRTVPDWPAPGVQFRDITPLLQDPKVFRVLIDAFVHRYMDKDMRPDVVAGLDARGFILGAVIAYELGVGFVPIRKKGKLPFTTVEETYELEYGSATVELHTDAVKAGDRVLLIDDLIATGGTMMAGKKLLEKLGATVVEGAAIVDLPELGGSDRLRGEGQLPLFTLVDFAGH, from the coding sequence ATGCCCAGCCTCAGCGTCACCGACTACCTTCGCGCCCACATCCGCACCGTGCCCGACTGGCCGGCCCCCGGCGTGCAGTTCCGCGACATCACCCCGCTGCTGCAGGACCCAAAGGTGTTCCGCGTGCTGATCGACGCCTTTGTGCACCGCTACATGGACAAGGACATGCGCCCCGATGTGGTGGCCGGCCTGGACGCGCGCGGCTTCATCCTGGGCGCCGTGATCGCCTACGAACTGGGCGTGGGGTTTGTACCCATCCGCAAAAAGGGCAAGCTGCCCTTTACCACCGTGGAAGAAACCTACGAACTGGAATACGGCAGCGCCACCGTGGAGCTGCACACCGATGCCGTGAAAGCCGGTGACCGGGTGCTGCTGATCGACGACCTGATCGCCACCGGCGGCACCATGATGGCCGGCAAGAAGCTGCTGGAAAAGCTGGGCGCCACCGTGGTGGAAGGCGCCGCGATTGTCGATCTGCCCGAGCTGGGCGGCTCCGACCGCCTGCGTGGCGAAGGCCAGTTGCCGCTGTTCACGCTGGTGGACTTCGCCGGTCACTGA
- a CDS encoding DUF4105 domain-containing protein, producing the protein MASDSASSLAAAMPAWLQALRALAWAGGGLCALLALLWGAGALWYQWEARPALLWPLLVLWGLAWLALALLAWHHQHLGLLWGGGALLMALLLAWWATITPRADRDWADDVARITRMQAAGSGADIVALQDVRNFAWRSETDYTARWEDRRYDLNQLRSVDMAVSYWMGPAIAHTLVSFGFENGEQLVFSFEIRKEKGEAFGALAGFFKRYELALIAADERDILAVRTNVRGEQVFLYRVDMPQPAMRALLRSYAEQAAALHHQPRWYHTLTANCTTIVWDMAQRLVGGLPLDWRLLASGYLPEYLASVGGLTPGLPLEQLRAAGDITQRAQQWQAPAGSDDRTASIDFSRGIRAGIPPLQP; encoded by the coding sequence ATGGCCTCTGATTCCGCCTCGTCCCTGGCTGCCGCCATGCCCGCGTGGCTGCAGGCTCTGCGCGCCCTGGCCTGGGCCGGCGGCGGCCTGTGCGCCCTGCTGGCGCTGCTGTGGGGTGCCGGCGCGCTCTGGTACCAGTGGGAAGCACGCCCGGCCCTGCTCTGGCCGTTGCTGGTGCTGTGGGGCCTGGCCTGGCTGGCGCTGGCCCTGCTGGCCTGGCACCACCAGCACCTGGGGCTGCTGTGGGGCGGCGGCGCCCTGCTGATGGCGCTGCTGCTGGCCTGGTGGGCCACCATCACGCCGCGTGCGGACCGCGACTGGGCCGACGACGTGGCGCGCATCACCCGCATGCAAGCGGCCGGCTCCGGCGCCGACATCGTCGCGCTGCAGGATGTGCGCAACTTTGCCTGGCGCAGCGAAACCGACTACACCGCCCGCTGGGAAGACCGCCGCTACGACCTGAACCAGCTGCGCAGCGTGGACATGGCCGTTTCTTACTGGATGGGCCCGGCCATCGCCCACACCCTGGTGTCCTTCGGCTTCGAGAACGGCGAACAACTGGTGTTTTCTTTCGAGATTCGCAAGGAAAAAGGCGAAGCCTTTGGCGCCCTGGCCGGTTTCTTCAAACGCTATGAATTGGCACTGATCGCGGCAGATGAGCGCGACATCCTGGCGGTTCGCACCAATGTGCGCGGAGAACAGGTGTTCTTGTACCGCGTGGACATGCCCCAGCCGGCCATGCGCGCGCTGCTGCGTTCCTATGCCGAACAGGCCGCCGCGCTGCACCACCAGCCGCGCTGGTACCACACGCTGACCGCCAACTGCACCACCATCGTCTGGGACATGGCCCAGCGCCTGGTGGGCGGCCTGCCGTTGGACTGGCGGCTGCTGGCCTCGGGCTATCTGCCCGAATACCTGGCATCGGTGGGCGGTCTCACGCCCGGCCTGCCGTTGGAGCAGCTGCGCGCTGCCGGCGACATCACCCAGCGTGCGCAGCAATGGCAGGCCCCTGCGGGAAGCGACGACCGCACGGCCAGCATCGACTTCTCCCGCGGCATCCGCGCCGGCATCCCGCCGCTACAGCCCTGA